The Methanoculleus sp. SDB nucleotide sequence CCGATAGCAGTGACCTCTGGCAGGATCAACCAGAATTTTTTTTGAAGAAGTACTCTACAGACACACGGTCTGCAGTCTTCGGCACACAGTATCGGTTTTTTTCAAAGGAATTTGGCGGTTACTAAATAGATTTCCGCATTGCCAAGTGCCAACGTCAGAACCAACGCCCCCACCCGGGCGATTTTGGTTCTCCATCACGAATCAGAGGAATAATGTATGTATCGAGGGTATTTATACCCTGTTGTTTCTTCCTCGTGTGAAGCCGGGAGCCGGACGGTTCACCGCCCGATTCACCTGATCCACCTCTGTCCTCACAGGGGATCTATGTTGGTCCGGACCGGTATTAAACCTTGCCCGGACTGACCCCCGGCCCGGCGGCACGCGGCCACCGGATAGATCGACCTTACTATGTAGGGGGGGGTAGTACATAAAGGTAATGAATAAAAAATCCCCTGCACCCTGAGAAACATACCCCGCTGCCGTCGGCAGCTAATGAAAACGCTCGGATTGCGCCCGGATTATAGCTGGCCATGAAAACGCGCACATCAGGAGCATTTCGGCAGGGGTGCGTCGTGCCCAAAACGGCGGTCAGGCGATGTCTGAGCTCCCCCGTTCTCACCATACATATTATTCCGAAGCAGATCCGTCATCATGGAACTGCGTGATGATAATATCCCCGAAGAACTCTTCCTGCCGAAGCGCAAGTTTTCCATCAATCATCAGAAACAGGAGAGGGATGTATACTTCACGTATTCCGCACTCCATCTCGGTACAGAGATCGGCAAGAGTGACAACATCCTGCTCCTCCTTCGCCCTCTCAAAACAGGAGAGGACTGAAGACGCGGAATCCTGAAAATCCTCCTCATGAGCAATGTTCACGACATCATCCGCCTCAATGAAGAGGAGGGGAACAGCTTTCCGCCGCCGGTGTCTGCGTCGCTCCTCCTTCTCCGCCGTTTTCAACTGTTTAATCAGCTCATAGAGGGTAACCGGCCGTGCGCGCTGCTTTTTTCTCCCAATCCTTCGCTGGATTTCCCGTTCGAGACGCTCTATCGGTTCAGACACGTCGTCAAAATCATAATTCCCGTCGAGACCGATATCATCGGTAAATTCATCAATTTCTTCGGAAAAATCGCCCTCATCACTGAATTCAGCTTCCTCAAGATATTCCGACTTCATTCGAAGGAGCGTTGCGGCAAAAAAAAGAGTTCTCCCGGATATGCGGAGATCCAGTTCCTTCAGGCGTTCAAGTTCCGAAAGGAAACGATCCGTTATTTCGACGATATCAATATTCCAGGGATCAATTTCACCCCTTTCTGCCATTGAAACCAGGATTTCAACCGGTTCCTCATACATTGCTTTTTACACCGGTGACATATGTGCTCTTGTCAGGCCTGAGCGTCACCCCAACAATACGATCGGCCCGCTCGATGGTCGGGCGGCGGAGCGATACGATGATTGACTGTGCGTTATGGGAGAGCTCCTTGATGAGGTTGGCAATCCTCTCAACATTGGATGCATCGAGAAACATGTCAATCTCATCAAGTGCATAGAAAGGTGCGGGCATGAACTGCTGGATCGAGAAGATGAATGCAAGTGTCGTAAGCGATTTTTCACCACCCGAGAGAGAACTGAGCAGATGTACCTTTTTGTCACGCGGTTTGACAGCAAAGGTCATGCCGCCATTGAAAGGGTCCTCCTCATTGTCCAGTATCAGGTTGCCGCTTCCGCTTGTAAGGCGGGCAAATATCGATCGGAAATTTTCGTCAATTGCATGATAAGACTCCATAAACGTGTCGAATTTCAGCTTTTCAAACCTCTCGATACGTTCGATGAGCAGAGTACGCTCGCGTGAAAGGACCTCTTTTTTCTCAGTCCGGTCATCGACCCGTTTCTCCACCCTCTCGAATTCTTCAATGGCAAGCATATTGACGGCACCGATTGATTTCAGGGAGCGCTCGGCCCCGGCAATTCCCTTTTCAATCTCAGCAAGCGAGAGATCGGTCTCATGATCCCCGGTTTCCAGTCTGAGCGCCTCAATTTCTCCGGAGAGACTTTCTTCCCGCTGGCGAAGCGAGGATATCTGAAGGCGTATCCGATCAATGGCACTGTCGCACTCGATTGTTCCCTTCTCTGTCGCCGCAATCTCGTGGTTCAAACCATCGCGCGCCGTGCGCAGAGTCTCAAGTTCGTCCGAAAAGGTCGATTGCCGTGCTTCCAGCGCCTCAATACGCGCCCTGCTCCCTTCAATCTCAGATTCGGACGTGTTCACATCAGCATCGATTGTGCTGTTTCCGCGCTCCATCTTTTCGCGTTCAGCTTCGAGTTCCTCGAGGCGTTTTGTAAAATACTGCCTCTCGCGCTGCGCATCAGCGATATCCGAATCTTTATTCCGGAGACGGCGCTCCTGCTCGGCGATTTCTTTACTCATTCTGCTCATTTTTTCTGACAGCGCCGGAATTCCCGTTTCTTCGAGCCGTGCCTTCAGCCGGTCGATTTCACCGCCGATTGACGATATTTCCTGCGATACAGTTTCTATCTCGGCTTCGATCGAAGCAAGATGTGCGGAGCCCTCCCCGACCTCCCGCTCCATCGCCTCCAGCGATGCACGGATTTGATCGCGCTCCTCGGATATATCGGTATTTCGCTTGGTAAATTCCCCGATAAGCATCTGGTACCGGGCAATCTGCTCTTCTATACCTGAGCGCTGTCGCCGCATCTCCTCCCCTTTGGTCGTCAGCCGGGATATGGCAAGTTCGAGATCCGACGCTTCCGACTCCATTCCTGCCAGCTCATGGCGAAGGCGGTTGATTTCGTCATCAGCGGCGATACCAAACCCGAGAGTCTGTTTCTGCTGCCGGGATCCGCCGGTCATCGCACCGCTCTTTTCAAGAAGTTCGCCATCCACGGTCACCATCCTGTACTTGCCCATCATCTTTCGGGCGTGTTCCATGGTGTCGATGATAACAGTCGCACCGAACACAAGGCGGAATACCGGGTCGAAGAGCGGATCATAATCCAGCAGATTCACAGCATAATCAATAACGTTACGATCCCTCAACGGAGGTATCTCAGGTGATTTCAATTTATTCAGGGGAAGAAACGTCAATCTTCCCAGGCGGTTGTCCCTGAGATACCGGATTGCATCTGCCGCAACCGCATCGTTTTCGACCACAACATACCGGAGGCGCCCCCCTGCCGCCACGTCAAGTGCCTGAGTATAATCCGGAGGCGCCCGCCCGAGCTGGGCAACAGTCCCGTACACGCCGTCCATGCCTAAAATGGCCTCCATAACCTTACCCCCGGCGCCACCCGCCGCGTGCTGCTGTGCATCAAGACGCATCACTGCCTGTTCATACGACTTGATATCCTTCCGGAGGGTTTCGAGGGACGAGCGGTAGGAAAACATGCTGCTCTCAGTTTCCGACAAATCGCGCTCAATAGCCTCTTTTTCCGCATTAAGGCGTGCAATACAGGCATCGTATTCTCCAATCTGCCCGTCCTTCTCGGCGATTTCCCTATTGATCTGTGCAAGACGGACGGAAATCCGTTCCTTTTCGGATGAGCGGAGGCGGCTGCGCTCAATGAGCATATCCTGCTTGTGAAGATAATCGCCCCTGATACCTTTTTGCTCCTCGACACGGTTCATCAGACTAAAAAGCTGCTCTTTCGCCGCTGCGACATCGTCATTTTCGACACTGAGGGATCGTTCGACAGATTCCAGATCGGCACGTTGCCCGGCAAGTTCCATCGCGATATTTGAACGGTCAATCGAGAGGGAGCGCACCGCATCGGAGAGTTCGCCGACACGAGTTTCAGCACGTTTCGCATCCATATAGATCTTTTTAATCTTTTCGAGATTCGAGTCTTTTTCATGTTTTAAGCGAGATATTGTCTGTTCTGCAAGCTTAATCGCACTCTTAGCCTCTTCAAGATCCGACAGCAACGCGAGGTATTCTGTGCCACTTTTTTCATTGATCTGGCGTTCAATGTCCCGGATTGCTTCTGAAAGGCGCTCTATCTCCTGACGGCATTCAGCACGCCGCTGTTCAATCGTTCCGATTTCCACGGTCTGTTCTGCAACCATTTGCCTGAGCGTATCAAGCTCCCGGATTCTGTCCCTGAGTTGAGCGGCCGAAAGGCATCCCTGATAATATTCCAGCTGCTCCTGCCAGTGGCGGTACTGAAGCGCCTGTTCCCGTTCCGACTTGAGATCCTCAAGACGTGCGGTCAGTTCGCGCAGGAGAAGTTCTTCCCGTTCGATACGTTCCCGAACCACTTCAAGTTCGGCAAGCGACTGCCCTTTTTTCTTATCAAATTCAGCAACACCGGCGATTTCATCAACAATTTTCCGGCGTTCCGTATCGCTCATCTCCATTATCCGGGTGATATCACCCTGCATGACGACATTATACCCTTCAGGCTTGATTCCATGGCGGGCAAGGAACTCAAGAACGTCACCCTGCTTGCACAGTCGATCATTGAGGTAATTATAACTGTAATAACCGTGTCCGGTACGTTTGATACGACGGCGAATCCGGGTTCCGTCGGAGAATGTAATCGTCACTTCCGCAGTATTTTTGCCCGTATTTAAATTTATCAAATCAGTCAGCTTTTCCGCCCGGAGCCCACGGGCACCCGACAATGCAAGGCAAAACAGAATACAGTCGATAATATTACTTTTGCCCGAGCCATTCGGTCCGGATATAACGGTGAAACCTTCAAAAAACGGTATTTTAGTCTTCTTTCCAAAAGACTTGAAATTATCGATCTCCAGCTGGGTGATATGCAAAGACCGGGCTCCTACTCCTTTTTGCGTTTGATTTCCACAGTATCTTTGTCATCCGCATAAATAAGAGGTTTGCTTTCTTTCTTTTCCTGTTCTTTAATATCCCCTTTTCGTCCCGACGTCTTTTTCCGGGGAATGCCCCGGGATCCTGCCACGATCATATCCTCCGATTGCCTCGGTTCGGGCTTCAGAGTACCGTCGGTCTGCATAATGAGAACTTCACCGCTCTTCCGCCCCTGGGTGCCGGACATATGAGGTTCCTGAAAAGGTTTTTTCGGAACACTGCTCTCGACCTTGGCGGCTTTTTCGCGCGGAGTCCGGGCACTCTGGAGGATATCGGGTGCCTGCGGGCGCGGTGTCTTTTCCATGCGCCCTTCCTGCTGCTGCATAATTTTTCGGACAATTGCCTTGAGATCGAGAAGCTCCTCTTTTAAGCCCTCCACCAGGCTTTCAAGCTGTATGATTTTCTTTTCAAGTGTTCGGATACGCTCGGGTTCGTCGGTATTCCGGATTGGACCAGCTTCTTTCAGCATGCTAATCTCCCTTTCTTTTTCCTCAATAATATTCTCAAGAATTCTGATTCTTGCATCCTTTTGTGCCATTTTACTCTCTCAACGATAAAGATGCATCGGGTTGCCTAATAATCCTTCTGTTACCCATAGCCTGACGAAAAGATATTACCTTTTCGCACAAATCTCTTTGCACATGTCATATCTGGCTGACTTTGATCCAGAAATTGCCGGTTTAATCGAGAAAGAGCGCCTTCGACAGGTGAACGGCCTCGAACTGATCGCGTCAGAAAACGTCGTCAGCAGGGCAGTTCTCGAAGCGATGGGGTCCGTAATGACCAATAAATATGCCGAAGGGTACCCGGGAAAACGGTACTATGGCGGATGTGAATATCATGATATCGTAGAGAATATTGCGCGAGACCGTATGTGTACCCTTTTTGGAGCGGAGCATGCAAATGTCCAGCCCCACTCGGGCAGCCAGGCAAACCAGGCCGTATATTTTGCATACCTCGGCCATAAGGATAAAATCCTGAGCCAGGATCTTGCACAGGGCGGACACCTTTCTCATGGATCACCGGTTAACATCACCGGGAAATGGTACAGCATCACCCATTATGGCGTCGACAAGGATACCGAGATGCTTGATTACGC carries:
- a CDS encoding chromosome segregation protein SMC, with translation MHITQLEIDNFKSFGKKTKIPFFEGFTVISGPNGSGKSNIIDCILFCLALSGARGLRAEKLTDLINLNTGKNTAEVTITFSDGTRIRRRIKRTGHGYYSYNYLNDRLCKQGDVLEFLARHGIKPEGYNVVMQGDITRIMEMSDTERRKIVDEIAGVAEFDKKKGQSLAELEVVRERIEREELLLRELTARLEDLKSEREQALQYRHWQEQLEYYQGCLSAAQLRDRIRELDTLRQMVAEQTVEIGTIEQRRAECRQEIERLSEAIRDIERQINEKSGTEYLALLSDLEEAKSAIKLAEQTISRLKHEKDSNLEKIKKIYMDAKRAETRVGELSDAVRSLSIDRSNIAMELAGQRADLESVERSLSVENDDVAAAKEQLFSLMNRVEEQKGIRGDYLHKQDMLIERSRLRSSEKERISVRLAQINREIAEKDGQIGEYDACIARLNAEKEAIERDLSETESSMFSYRSSLETLRKDIKSYEQAVMRLDAQQHAAGGAGGKVMEAILGMDGVYGTVAQLGRAPPDYTQALDVAAGGRLRYVVVENDAVAADAIRYLRDNRLGRLTFLPLNKLKSPEIPPLRDRNVIDYAVNLLDYDPLFDPVFRLVFGATVIIDTMEHARKMMGKYRMVTVDGELLEKSGAMTGGSRQQKQTLGFGIAADDEINRLRHELAGMESEASDLELAISRLTTKGEEMRRQRSGIEEQIARYQMLIGEFTKRNTDISEERDQIRASLEAMEREVGEGSAHLASIEAEIETVSQEISSIGGEIDRLKARLEETGIPALSEKMSRMSKEIAEQERRLRNKDSDIADAQRERQYFTKRLEELEAEREKMERGNSTIDADVNTSESEIEGSRARIEALEARQSTFSDELETLRTARDGLNHEIAATEKGTIECDSAIDRIRLQISSLRQREESLSGEIEALRLETGDHETDLSLAEIEKGIAGAERSLKSIGAVNMLAIEEFERVEKRVDDRTEKKEVLSRERTLLIERIERFEKLKFDTFMESYHAIDENFRSIFARLTSGSGNLILDNEEDPFNGGMTFAVKPRDKKVHLLSSLSGGEKSLTTLAFIFSIQQFMPAPFYALDEIDMFLDASNVERIANLIKELSHNAQSIIVSLRRPTIERADRIVGVTLRPDKSTYVTGVKSNV
- a CDS encoding chromosome segregation protein ScpA, yielding MYEEPVEILVSMAERGEIDPWNIDIVEITDRFLSELERLKELDLRISGRTLFFAATLLRMKSEYLEEAEFSDEGDFSEEIDEFTDDIGLDGNYDFDDVSEPIERLEREIQRRIGRKKQRARPVTLYELIKQLKTAEKEERRRHRRRKAVPLLFIEADDVVNIAHEEDFQDSASSVLSCFERAKEEQDVVTLADLCTEMECGIREVYIPLLFLMIDGKLALRQEEFFGDIIITQFHDDGSASE